A part of Paenibacillus sp. sptzw28 genomic DNA contains:
- a CDS encoding MGDG synthase family glycosyltransferase yields the protein MNRNLNILILYAKFGDGHYQVSEALRQHFLDKGIQGVKLVDLFAEAHPVLNAISRFAYIKSSVYWPELYGWTYSITDKFRPNARLGRWIHMIGVQKLKEIIAREKPDAVIHTFPFLALSELRYKTGIPMMSFTVLTDYVTHSRWIHPETDRYFVASDELKEKMVDRGVDKDRITVSGIPVRRAFNTPCNEQHVYRKYGLQAGKKYVLVMAGAYGVLSDVGKIIDGLLNDEHELLLVCGRNQKLYADMLKAFAGKQNVTVFGFVEHIEELMSVSSCMITKAGGITLSEAMVLKLPVIVYRPLPGQEKGNAEYWAGKGNLQIVSNTGELKQAIRSTMKPEGTTDKFSAATQPVSGNHSANTIVEEVLTHLSNYAVVRQAEPVQQGRQVLHDYS from the coding sequence ATGAATAGAAACCTTAACATTCTTATTTTGTACGCCAAATTCGGCGACGGGCATTATCAGGTGTCCGAGGCGCTGCGGCAGCATTTTCTGGACAAAGGGATTCAGGGGGTCAAGCTTGTCGATTTGTTTGCCGAGGCGCACCCGGTCTTGAATGCGATTTCGCGTTTCGCTTATATCAAAAGCTCGGTATACTGGCCGGAGCTCTATGGCTGGACTTATTCCATTACTGACAAATTCAGGCCGAATGCACGATTGGGAAGATGGATCCATATGATCGGCGTTCAGAAATTGAAGGAAATTATTGCAAGAGAAAAGCCGGATGCAGTCATTCATACGTTCCCTTTCCTTGCTCTGTCGGAATTGCGCTATAAAACCGGTATTCCAATGATGAGCTTCACTGTTCTTACCGACTATGTTACGCACAGCCGTTGGATTCATCCGGAAACCGACCGCTATTTTGTCGCTAGCGATGAATTGAAAGAAAAGATGGTTGACAGAGGAGTTGACAAAGACCGGATTACCGTCAGCGGAATTCCGGTCAGAAGAGCTTTCAACACGCCATGCAACGAGCAGCACGTGTACCGGAAATACGGGCTTCAAGCGGGCAAGAAATATGTTCTTGTCATGGCCGGCGCTTACGGCGTCTTGTCAGATGTCGGCAAAATCATTGATGGTCTGTTGAACGATGAGCACGAGCTGCTTCTGGTTTGCGGCAGGAACCAGAAGCTGTATGCCGATATGCTGAAAGCCTTCGCAGGGAAGCAGAATGTCACTGTGTTCGGCTTTGTCGAGCACATCGAAGAGTTGATGTCGGTGTCGTCCTGCATGATCACGAAAGCCGGCGGCATTACGCTCTCCGAGGCGATGGTGCTGAAGCTGCCGGTAATCGTTTATCGCCCCTTGCCCGGCCAAGAGAAAGGGAATGCCGAATACTGGGCAGGCAAAGGGAATTTGCAAATCGTGAGCAATACCGGGGAACTGAAGCAGGCGATCAGGAGCACTATGAAACCGGAGGGGACCACCGATAAATTTTCCGCTGCAACCCAGCCTGTTAGCGGCAATCACTCGGCGAATACGATAGTGGAAGAAGTGTTAACACATTTGAGCAATTACGCTGTAGTGAGGCAGGCGGAGCCGGTGCAGCAGGGAAGGCAAGTTTTACATGATTACTCATAG
- a CDS encoding Xaa-Pro peptidase family protein — translation MNDRILKLGDYMEQTLLDAILITFPLHVYYLTGYRSDPHERFLGLVLQRGDEPFMLVPELDLEAAQASSSVKRIFTHGDTEDSYEILKGLAGGAIKRLGIEKGCMSVHSYERLAGSVKAHEYVSVDQAMREMRAVKTPDEMVLIRQTVRMVEDVLSAVVAKVKPGMTEIEIAAELEYAMRKSGAEGPAFATTVLSGEKSAMPHGTTGTRKVGRGELLLFDLGVYAGGYMSDITRTFAVGDISDSLKTVYDTVLQANLRGIEAVRPGVRMSDVDQAARRYIEDQGYGAYFTHRLGHGLGLEIHEYPSVHGKNTDVLREGMVMTIEPGIYLTGIGGVRIEDDIAVTSTGVEVLTAYPKELTVIGE, via the coding sequence GTGAACGATCGGATCCTGAAGCTCGGCGATTATATGGAACAAACGCTGCTGGATGCCATATTGATTACGTTTCCGCTGCATGTCTATTATCTGACCGGTTATCGGAGTGATCCGCATGAACGGTTTCTCGGCTTGGTGCTGCAGCGCGGTGACGAGCCCTTTATGCTTGTACCGGAATTGGATCTGGAAGCGGCGCAAGCGTCCTCCAGTGTGAAACGTATATTCACCCACGGCGATACCGAAGATTCGTATGAAATTCTGAAGGGCCTTGCGGGCGGGGCCATCAAGCGGCTGGGCATTGAGAAGGGCTGTATGTCGGTTCATAGCTATGAACGTTTGGCAGGGAGCGTTAAAGCTCATGAGTATGTCTCGGTCGATCAAGCTATGCGCGAGATGAGGGCGGTAAAGACACCGGATGAAATGGTGTTGATCAGGCAAACCGTCCGTATGGTAGAGGATGTATTGAGCGCCGTAGTAGCCAAGGTAAAACCAGGTATGACGGAAATTGAGATCGCTGCAGAGCTTGAGTATGCTATGAGAAAATCAGGCGCCGAAGGCCCAGCTTTTGCAACCACGGTACTCTCGGGCGAGAAATCCGCGATGCCGCACGGCACAACCGGAACGCGCAAGGTGGGGCGGGGAGAGCTGCTTTTGTTCGACCTCGGCGTATATGCGGGCGGTTATATGTCCGATATTACCCGCACTTTCGCAGTCGGGGACATTTCCGATAGCTTGAAGACCGTATACGATACGGTGCTTCAGGCGAATTTGCGCGGAATCGAAGCGGTCCGTCCCGGCGTACGGATGTCCGATGTAGATCAAGCGGCCAGGCGGTATATTGAGGACCAGGGGTACGGCGCATATTTCACGCACCGACTCGGCCATGGATTGGGCCTGGAAATTCACGAATATCCGTCTGTTCATGGCAAGAACACGGATGTGCTGCGCGAAGGCATGGTCATGACGATCGAGCCCGGCATTTATCTGACGGGCATTGGGGGCGTGCGGATCGAGGATGACATCGCAGTTACATCCACCGGGGTCGAGGTGCTGACCGCGTACCCGAAAGAACTGACGGTGATCGGAGAGTAA
- a CDS encoding YciI family protein has protein sequence MYIVLLSYIKPLEEIEALLSVHVQFLDEQYKQKKFIFSGPRNPRIGGVIVANIQSKDELNAILQKDPFHMQKAADYEIIEFTPTKYDPRLSVIMTETHS, from the coding sequence ATGTATATTGTGCTGCTTTCATACATAAAGCCTTTGGAAGAAATCGAAGCGCTGCTGTCTGTGCACGTACAATTTCTTGACGAACAGTACAAGCAGAAGAAATTTATTTTTTCCGGCCCCAGAAATCCCCGAATCGGCGGCGTGATCGTCGCCAATATTCAGTCAAAGGATGAGCTGAATGCGATCCTGCAGAAGGATCCTTTCCATATGCAAAAAGCAGCCGATTACGAGATCATCGAATTTACTCCGACCAAATATGATCCGCGTTTATCCGTCATTATGACTGAAACGCATTCATAA
- a CDS encoding divergent PAP2 family protein — MSIFNNFPLIAALSSIILAQFVKVPLYLITSKSLNIRLGFSTGGMPSSHSAAVSSLTTAIGISEGLASSLFAISVVVSAITMYDAAGIRRHAGMHASFLNRLAKTIPSMSQQEPNRMELKELLGHRPIEVFAGAVFGIIISILLKFVFFA, encoded by the coding sequence TTGTCTATTTTCAACAATTTCCCTTTGATAGCGGCTCTATCGTCGATCATATTAGCCCAATTCGTTAAAGTTCCGCTCTATCTCATTACGAGCAAATCATTGAATATCAGATTGGGATTTAGTACCGGAGGCATGCCGAGCTCTCACTCCGCCGCTGTTTCTTCGCTGACCACGGCGATCGGAATATCGGAGGGACTGGCGTCTTCTTTATTCGCCATTTCCGTGGTTGTAAGCGCAATTACTATGTATGATGCGGCAGGGATCCGGAGGCATGCCGGCATGCACGCATCCTTCTTGAACCGGCTGGCCAAAACCATTCCTTCCATGAGTCAGCAGGAACCGAATCGAATGGAGCTTAAGGAGCTGCTCGGACACCGCCCGATCGAGGTATTCGCCGGTGCGGTATTCGGGATTATCATCAGTATTCTGCTTAAATTCGTATTTTTCGCTTAA
- a CDS encoding FAD-binding oxidoreductase, whose product MRSGTADVIIIGGGIIGMAIAYYTAKLGMDVVVVEKGEISGGTSSRCDGNILAIDKDPGFDSQMSLKSQQLIAELVHELDEEFEYRAPGSILVCESEEEMVAAERWVSRQQSAGLPFRMLDRKELRDEWPHMADDLLGGLECATDSTVNPVLLTYALAATARRLGARMLTHTAVTSILLDGNRKVRGVETEGGSIKGNIVINAAGVWSKQVCRMVGIDIPVEPRKGHILVSARTQNIGRRKVMEFGYLISKFGGKRKVDEDIEKYGVALVFEPTASQNFLIGSSRQFVGMDTRVDQHVIRLIAKRAIRFFPVIEHIPMLRTYSGLRPWTPDHLPIVSSVDEVPGLYIAAGHEGDGISLAAVTGKVISEMLSASPVSIPTEPLRYDRFRGGSGHQEVVI is encoded by the coding sequence ATGAGATCGGGTACGGCGGACGTAATCATCATTGGCGGCGGAATTATCGGGATGGCGATCGCCTACTATACGGCCAAACTCGGCATGGATGTCGTGGTCGTCGAGAAGGGCGAAATATCGGGCGGAACCTCCTCCCGCTGCGACGGCAATATTTTGGCGATTGACAAGGATCCGGGGTTCGATAGTCAAATGTCTCTGAAATCGCAGCAGCTGATTGCCGAATTGGTCCATGAGCTGGATGAGGAATTCGAATACCGCGCTCCGGGCAGCATCCTCGTCTGCGAGAGCGAGGAGGAGATGGTTGCGGCAGAACGCTGGGTGTCCCGCCAGCAGTCGGCAGGACTGCCCTTCCGGATGCTGGACCGTAAGGAGCTGCGGGATGAATGGCCGCACATGGCGGACGATTTGCTCGGGGGTCTGGAGTGCGCGACCGATTCCACAGTGAACCCGGTGCTGCTTACCTACGCGCTGGCCGCGACCGCTAGGCGGCTGGGCGCCAGGATGCTGACGCATACGGCTGTGACTTCCATTCTGCTTGACGGCAATCGCAAGGTGCGGGGCGTAGAGACCGAAGGCGGCAGCATAAAGGGAAACATCGTCATAAACGCTGCGGGCGTGTGGTCCAAACAGGTCTGCCGGATGGTTGGAATCGATATCCCGGTGGAACCGCGCAAAGGACATATACTCGTTTCAGCACGCACGCAGAACATCGGACGGCGCAAAGTGATGGAATTCGGTTATTTGATCAGCAAGTTCGGCGGCAAGCGGAAGGTGGACGAGGATATTGAGAAATACGGCGTCGCTCTGGTGTTCGAACCTACGGCTTCGCAGAATTTTCTGATCGGCAGCAGCCGCCAATTCGTCGGCATGGACACCCGCGTCGATCAGCATGTGATCCGCCTGATCGCGAAGCGGGCGATCCGCTTCTTCCCGGTGATCGAGCATATACCGATGCTGCGCACTTATTCGGGGCTGCGCCCGTGGACGCCGGACCATCTGCCGATCGTTTCTTCCGTCGATGAGGTCCCCGGACTGTACATCGCGGCCGGTCATGAAGGAGACGGCATAAGCCTCGCAGCGGTTACCGGCAAAGTAATAAGCGAAATGCTGAGCGCAAGCCCGGTGTCCATACCGACCGAACCGCTAAGGTATGACCGGTTTCGCGGCGGGAGCGGGCATCAGGAGGTCGTCATATGA
- a CDS encoding helix-turn-helix domain-containing protein, whose product MELGSKIRKIRKEQNRSLDDIAGVCGFTKSLLSKIENGKTVPPIGTLIKIAEALGTKISLLLDDSDQGGTVHTTGEMNIKKMIKTDKGYSFSAMAVERPDKLMQPFFFIAKKGKTHKRTLSHVGEEFIYVLEGKMIYKVGNVEYTLNSGDSLYFNSFEDHTYSLITDEVRYISVFCSNSKA is encoded by the coding sequence GTGGAACTGGGAAGTAAAATCAGAAAAATCAGGAAAGAGCAGAACAGGAGTCTTGACGATATCGCAGGTGTCTGCGGTTTTACGAAAAGTCTGCTGTCCAAAATCGAGAACGGAAAAACGGTACCTCCTATCGGAACGCTTATCAAAATAGCGGAGGCGCTGGGAACCAAGATTTCTCTCCTGCTGGATGACAGTGACCAAGGCGGGACGGTTCATACGACTGGTGAAATGAACATCAAGAAGATGATCAAGACGGATAAAGGCTATTCGTTCTCGGCTATGGCTGTAGAGCGGCCGGACAAGCTGATGCAGCCTTTCTTCTTCATCGCCAAGAAAGGCAAGACGCACAAAAGGACGCTTTCGCATGTAGGCGAGGAGTTTATTTATGTCCTGGAAGGAAAAATGATTTATAAAGTCGGCAATGTCGAATATACATTGAATTCGGGAGACAGTCTGTACTTCAACTCGTTCGAGGACCATACGTATAGCCTTATTACAGACGAAGTGAGATACATATCGGTATTCTGTTCGAATTCAAAAGCGTAA
- the bacA gene encoding undecaprenyl-diphosphate phosphatase, with the protein MTQDIVTAVIQGIVEGLTEFLPVSSTGHLILTGRLLGFTGDKADTFEIIIQLGAILAVAVIYWRRLLGLLGLAKVGTDSAGATRLNLIHVILACFPAMLMGLIFQSIIKKYLFSPYTVLIGLVVGGIFMLIGQKMQPKVEAEGIDQLSYRQALLIGMFQCLSLWPGFSRSGATIAGGMLVGASYRAATNFSFLIAIPIMFAATGYELLKNYHSLSAADAGFFATGFVVSFVVALAAVMTFLKLLARLKLAPFAYYRFVLAAVFLIYLLAS; encoded by the coding sequence TTGACGCAGGATATTGTAACAGCCGTAATTCAAGGAATTGTCGAAGGGCTGACGGAGTTTTTACCGGTCTCTTCAACCGGCCATCTGATTCTGACGGGCAGGCTTCTGGGTTTCACTGGTGATAAGGCGGATACTTTTGAAATTATTATTCAGCTTGGCGCTATTCTGGCCGTAGCGGTTATTTACTGGCGGAGATTATTAGGTTTGCTTGGATTAGCTAAAGTCGGAACAGACTCTGCGGGAGCCACCCGATTGAATCTCATTCATGTCATTCTGGCGTGTTTTCCGGCCATGCTGATGGGATTGATCTTTCAGTCCATTATAAAAAAGTACTTGTTCTCTCCGTATACGGTCTTGATTGGACTGGTTGTCGGCGGAATATTCATGCTCATTGGCCAGAAGATGCAGCCGAAGGTCGAGGCCGAGGGGATCGATCAATTGTCGTACCGCCAGGCTCTGCTGATCGGTATGTTTCAATGCCTCTCGTTATGGCCGGGCTTCTCACGATCCGGTGCGACGATTGCCGGCGGGATGCTTGTGGGAGCCAGCTACAGAGCCGCAACTAACTTTTCATTCCTGATTGCGATACCGATCATGTTTGCAGCGACAGGCTATGAACTGCTGAAAAACTACCATTCGCTATCGGCGGCGGACGCAGGCTTCTTTGCGACAGGATTTGTGGTTTCATTCGTCGTTGCACTTGCTGCGGTCATGACGTTTCTAAAGCTGCTCGCGCGCTTGAAACTGGCCCCATTCGCGTACTACCGTTTCGTGCTTGCAGCGGTATTTTTGATTTATCTGCTGGCATCTTAA
- a CDS encoding Xaa-Pro peptidase family protein: MEQNRLLQVRSKLEACGLDALLVTSPANRRYLTGFTGSSGAVLISSGRAILITDFRYTKQASEQTTAYEVIQQGPKLEEMIHELLRNIQASKLGFEQNGLNYGVYASYRDQLTDIEMVPTKDFVETIRAIKDASELSAIQQAVEITTSAFDQITSIMKPGVTEQDISAELEYFMRRKGASSSAYSTIVASGERSALPHGVASGKALQANEFVTLDFGALYEGYCSDLTRTVFIGAPSDKQKEIYRIVLEANRATLAGIKPGMTGREADSLGRDLIAGYGYGDYFGHGLGHGFGLEIHEPLRLSQSSRDVLEPGMVLTVEPGIYIPGFGGVRIEDDILITETGIEVLTASADKELILL; the protein is encoded by the coding sequence ATGGAACAAAACCGCCTGCTCCAGGTGCGAAGCAAGCTGGAGGCCTGCGGCTTGGATGCGCTGCTGGTGACATCCCCGGCAAACCGGCGATATTTGACCGGCTTTACGGGTTCATCGGGAGCGGTATTGATTTCAAGCGGCCGCGCGATTCTCATCACCGATTTTCGGTATACGAAGCAGGCGTCGGAGCAAACAACGGCATACGAGGTCATTCAGCAGGGCCCGAAGCTTGAGGAAATGATTCATGAATTATTGAGGAATATTCAGGCGAGCAAGCTCGGATTTGAGCAGAATGGACTGAATTACGGCGTCTATGCGTCATACCGGGATCAATTGACCGATATCGAAATGGTGCCGACCAAGGATTTTGTAGAAACGATTCGGGCGATTAAAGACGCATCGGAACTGAGCGCCATACAGCAGGCGGTCGAAATAACCACAAGTGCTTTCGATCAGATTACGAGTATTATGAAGCCGGGCGTGACCGAGCAGGACATATCGGCGGAGCTTGAGTATTTCATGCGCAGGAAGGGCGCTTCCTCTTCCGCTTACAGCACAATAGTCGCATCAGGCGAACGTTCCGCCCTGCCCCATGGAGTAGCAAGCGGCAAAGCGCTGCAAGCGAACGAGTTCGTCACGCTGGATTTCGGCGCGCTGTATGAAGGCTACTGCTCGGATTTGACGCGCACCGTGTTTATCGGCGCTCCAAGCGACAAGCAGAAGGAGATTTATCGAATCGTGCTGGAAGCCAACCGCGCGACGCTTGCCGGAATTAAACCTGGGATGACAGGCAGGGAAGCGGATTCGCTGGGCAGAGATTTGATAGCCGGATACGGGTACGGCGATTATTTCGGGCACGGTTTAGGACACGGCTTCGGACTCGAAATACACGAACCGCTCCGTCTTTCGCAGTCAAGCCGGGATGTGCTGGAGCCAGGTATGGTATTGACCGTTGAGCCCGGCATCTATATTCCCGGATTCGGGGGAGTGCGGATCGAGGACGACATTCTCATCACCGAGACGGGAATCGAAGTTCTGACGGCATCAGCCGATAAAGAGCTTATTCTTCTCTGA
- a CDS encoding response regulator transcription factor: MKTILIIEDEQSIAELQRDYLEINGYRAELAANGEIGLEKGLTGKYDLVILDLMLPVINGFEICRQIREKHNIPILMVTARREDIDVIRGLGLGADDYITKPFKPGELVARVKAHLARYERLIGSKEQRNVVQIRGLLIDYDTRRVYMDDREIVLTTKEFELLYFLAIHPNRVFSKDQIFERIWGIDALGDTQTVTVHIRKLREKIEANSADPQYIETVWGAGYRLRV, translated from the coding sequence ATGAAAACGATATTGATTATTGAAGATGAGCAAAGCATTGCCGAATTGCAGAGAGACTACCTGGAAATCAACGGATATCGCGCGGAGCTTGCGGCCAATGGTGAAATCGGCCTGGAGAAGGGGCTGACGGGAAAATACGATTTGGTTATACTGGATCTGATGCTGCCGGTCATTAACGGCTTCGAAATTTGCCGGCAAATCCGGGAGAAGCATAATATTCCAATCCTTATGGTTACGGCAAGAAGGGAAGACATCGATGTCATCCGCGGATTGGGCTTGGGGGCCGACGATTATATAACGAAGCCCTTTAAGCCGGGGGAGCTGGTGGCCAGAGTAAAAGCCCATTTGGCCCGGTACGAGCGGCTTATCGGGAGTAAAGAGCAGCGTAATGTCGTTCAAATTCGAGGACTGCTGATCGATTACGATACCCGAAGAGTGTATATGGATGACCGGGAAATCGTATTGACGACCAAAGAATTTGAGCTGCTGTATTTTCTGGCGATTCACCCGAACAGGGTGTTCAGCAAAGATCAGATATTCGAAAGAATATGGGGGATCGATGCGCTGGGCGATACACAAACGGTGACTGTTCATATCCGAAAGCTCAGAGAGAAGATCGAAGCGAACTCAGCCGACCCGCAGTATATTGAAACGGTATGGGGGGCGGGATATCGTTTGCGGGTTTAG
- a CDS encoding MFS transporter, with the protein MITHSGRNETGRSSEFLWSLFILFLVEFVRGAFLISYLPSYAIDRLHISISIVGLAVSVHYLADSFVKCFVGYLLDRVSPKIIVNCGLFLSLSAICLMVNAHTQWLLITAAALLGIGGSPIWLICLSHVQEEKRASQMGVLYVFWMSGLGLGPVIINFFMDIGYTAAFSVMIVLFAIGWLFAARMRLERQAAVFTLTIKEQGRAVLSRLSSMGFLLPGMILQTTAGGILVPLLSPFATQHIGLSHSELSIALVTGGLCAVLLLIPMGRLTDSLGGKWFLVSGFGVFALAIYRLTFAKTFAETETLSVILGLSYAMLLPAWNSLIAQYVPKESVGTGWGMISTIEGSGVIIGPMLGGWLAERLQPSFPFWVCAAIFAVISGFYLFSPGTRFQTNTPC; encoded by the coding sequence ATGATTACTCATAGCGGCAGGAACGAAACCGGCCGGTCTTCCGAATTTCTGTGGAGTTTATTTATCCTGTTTCTTGTGGAATTTGTCAGAGGCGCGTTTCTGATTTCCTATCTGCCTTCCTATGCGATCGACAGGCTGCATATATCGATATCGATTGTAGGCTTGGCGGTGTCCGTCCATTATCTGGCGGACAGCTTTGTCAAATGTTTTGTCGGTTATTTGCTTGACCGCGTTTCACCGAAGATTATTGTAAACTGTGGTTTATTTCTCTCATTATCGGCCATCTGCCTTATGGTTAACGCCCACACCCAGTGGCTGCTTATAACGGCTGCCGCACTTCTCGGGATCGGCGGATCTCCGATTTGGCTTATCTGCTTAAGTCATGTTCAGGAGGAAAAGCGGGCGTCGCAAATGGGTGTTCTCTATGTGTTCTGGATGTCGGGACTTGGACTCGGGCCTGTTATCATAAATTTCTTCATGGACATCGGATATACGGCTGCTTTCTCGGTAATGATCGTTCTATTTGCCATCGGGTGGCTGTTTGCGGCGCGGATGCGCCTGGAGAGGCAGGCTGCGGTATTTACACTCACCATTAAGGAACAGGGAAGAGCGGTGCTCAGCCGTCTCTCCAGTATGGGCTTTTTGCTGCCTGGAATGATACTGCAGACAACCGCAGGAGGAATTCTTGTTCCGCTGCTTTCGCCCTTCGCCACGCAGCATATCGGACTCAGTCATTCGGAGCTGTCCATTGCATTGGTTACGGGAGGGCTCTGCGCCGTACTTCTGCTCATTCCAATGGGAAGGCTGACCGATTCTCTGGGAGGAAAATGGTTCCTCGTCAGCGGATTCGGCGTATTTGCGCTGGCCATATACAGATTGACGTTTGCCAAAACATTCGCTGAGACGGAAACGCTATCCGTTATTCTGGGACTGTCTTATGCCATGTTACTTCCCGCTTGGAATTCTTTAATCGCACAATATGTCCCGAAAGAATCGGTCGGGACGGGGTGGGGAATGATTTCCACAATTGAAGGCTCAGGCGTGATTATAGGTCCGATGCTGGGCGGCTGGCTGGCAGAGAGGCTGCAGCCTTCCTTTCCGTTTTGGGTTTGTGCGGCAATATTTGCGGTCATCTCCGGATTTTATCTCTTTTCACCCGGAACGCGGTTTCAAACGAATACGCCCTGTTAA